One genomic segment of Rhizobium sp. 11515TR includes these proteins:
- a CDS encoding amidohydrolase, whose amino-acid sequence MTGYLLKNCAAVIVDEGKGPSVRRNVDLLTKGPAIQAIGENLSLNALPNGTIVQDATGWFVYPGLVNTHHHFFQCFVRNRADLDWTKLSVIEWLDRIYPIFSRLTEDCFYHSSVTAMAEMIKHGCTTAFDHQYCFPRHAGKRLIDRQFEAADLLGMRFHAGRGGNTLPKSEGSTIPDAMLETTDEFIADCARLIDSYHDAGPFSMRQVVVAPCQPVNCYRETFVESAALARDCGVQMHTHVGEGESPVIEARHGMRTVDYCTELGFAGPDAFYAHCWELTHDELRKMASSGTGVSHCPEPVYLVGAEVTDIPAMQAFGLRIGLGCDGAASNDNSNLMHCIHSAYMLQCLTASTRQHSVPAPLDFLRYATSGGASLLGRTDIGRLAPGMAADLFAIDTRRMDYVGTRHDPLSLIAKIGIGMPTDLTMINGRIVWQNGEFTGLDEAALFAAAEAALATVEF is encoded by the coding sequence ATGACCGGCTATCTCCTGAAAAATTGCGCGGCTGTGATCGTCGATGAGGGCAAGGGACCGAGCGTGCGTCGCAACGTCGACCTGCTTACCAAGGGTCCCGCGATCCAGGCGATCGGGGAGAACCTGTCGCTGAATGCGCTGCCGAATGGCACTATCGTCCAGGATGCTACCGGCTGGTTCGTCTATCCGGGGCTTGTGAACACCCATCACCACTTCTTTCAGTGCTTCGTGCGCAACCGGGCGGACCTCGACTGGACGAAACTTTCCGTCATCGAATGGCTCGACCGCATCTATCCGATCTTCTCGCGGCTGACGGAGGATTGCTTCTATCATTCTTCGGTCACCGCCATGGCGGAGATGATCAAGCATGGCTGCACGACCGCCTTCGACCATCAATATTGCTTTCCCCGGCATGCGGGAAAGCGCCTGATCGACCGTCAGTTCGAAGCGGCCGACCTTCTTGGCATGCGCTTTCACGCAGGCCGCGGCGGCAACACCCTGCCGAAGTCCGAGGGATCGACGATCCCGGATGCCATGCTCGAAACCACGGATGAATTCATCGCTGATTGCGCGCGGCTGATCGACAGCTATCACGATGCCGGCCCCTTCAGCATGCGCCAGGTGGTGGTTGCGCCTTGCCAGCCGGTCAATTGCTATCGCGAAACCTTCGTCGAGTCGGCCGCGCTGGCGCGCGATTGCGGCGTGCAGATGCACACCCATGTCGGCGAAGGCGAAAGCCCCGTTATCGAGGCGCGGCACGGCATGCGCACGGTCGATTACTGCACCGAATTGGGCTTTGCCGGCCCTGATGCATTCTACGCCCATTGCTGGGAACTGACGCATGACGAGCTGCGCAAGATGGCGTCGAGCGGCACCGGTGTCTCCCATTGTCCGGAGCCGGTTTACCTCGTCGGCGCCGAAGTGACCGACATCCCGGCAATGCAGGCCTTCGGACTGCGTATCGGCCTCGGCTGCGATGGAGCGGCATCGAACGACAACTCGAACCTCATGCACTGCATCCATTCCGCCTACATGCTGCAGTGCCTGACGGCCTCGACGCGTCAGCACTCAGTCCCCGCCCCGCTCGATTTTCTGCGCTATGCGACAAGCGGAGGCGCAAGCCTGCTCGGGCGCACCGATATCGGGCGCCTTGCCCCGGGTATGGCGGCGGACCTTTTCGCGATCGATACGCGACGGATGGACTATGTCGGGACTCGGCATGACCCGCTGAGCCTGATTGCCAAGATCGGGATCGGCATGCCGACCGATCTGACCATGATCAACGGGCGCATCGTCTGGCAAAACGGTGAATTCACAGGACTGGACGAGGCCGCGCTGTTTGCGGCGGCCGAAGCGGCTCTTGCAACAGTAGAATTCTGA
- a CDS encoding BMP family ABC transporter substrate-binding protein — translation MQKNLTRRTLMKSAAVASLATAFTGRSAFAAAEPLGITLVVPSPIGDVGWGHALAAGLDPIKAAYGDKVKVTVIENIAEGPDADRIMNKTVADGNHFLIAGSFGYQNGALQVARRNPKVSVLHASGFQVAPNFSPFAAKYFQGTYLLGMAAAAVSKTGKLGSVSAFAIPELITSVNAFTLGAQAVKPDIEVSVVWVNSWFDPAKEQEAAKALISQGCDVIFSNAQDTPSVISACEEAGVYAFNLNSSMKKYAPKTYLGCVSTDWSPFFKASVDAHLAGTFKGANAFLGVAEKVVQVVDWSTAIPADTMAKIKETEGKIASGGFSPFTGPITKADGSEGAASGATLTDAQIVAMDWHVKGVKTPLPK, via the coding sequence ATGCAGAAGAATCTGACCCGCAGAACATTGATGAAGAGCGCGGCCGTTGCAAGCCTCGCAACGGCCTTCACCGGTCGCTCCGCCTTTGCGGCTGCCGAACCGCTCGGCATCACGCTCGTCGTGCCCTCGCCGATCGGCGATGTCGGCTGGGGCCATGCGCTGGCCGCTGGCCTCGATCCGATCAAGGCCGCCTATGGCGACAAGGTCAAGGTAACGGTGATCGAGAACATCGCCGAAGGCCCGGATGCGGACCGCATCATGAACAAGACGGTCGCCGACGGAAACCACTTCCTGATCGCCGGCTCGTTCGGCTATCAAAACGGCGCGCTTCAGGTGGCCCGCCGCAATCCGAAGGTTAGCGTCCTGCACGCCTCCGGCTTCCAGGTCGCACCGAATTTCTCGCCGTTTGCAGCCAAATATTTTCAGGGAACCTATCTGCTCGGTATGGCGGCGGCCGCCGTCTCCAAGACGGGCAAGCTCGGTTCGGTTTCCGCCTTCGCGATTCCCGAACTGATCACATCGGTAAACGCCTTCACCCTCGGAGCGCAGGCCGTGAAGCCGGACATCGAAGTATCGGTCGTCTGGGTCAATTCCTGGTTCGATCCGGCGAAGGAGCAGGAAGCGGCAAAGGCCTTGATCTCGCAAGGCTGCGACGTGATCTTCTCGAACGCACAGGATACGCCCTCGGTCATATCGGCCTGCGAGGAAGCCGGCGTCTACGCCTTCAACCTGAACTCCTCGATGAAGAAATATGCGCCGAAAACCTATCTCGGCTGCGTGTCCACAGATTGGTCGCCCTTCTTCAAGGCCTCGGTCGATGCCCATCTCGCCGGCACCTTCAAAGGCGCCAATGCGTTTCTCGGCGTCGCGGAAAAGGTCGTCCAGGTCGTCGATTGGAGCACGGCAATCCCGGCCGATACCATGGCAAAGATCAAAGAAACCGAAGGCAAGATCGCAAGTGGCGGCTTTTCGCCGTTTACCGGCCCGATCACCAAGGCCGACGGCAGCGAAGGAGCGGCTTCGGGCGCGACATTGACGGATGCGCAGATCGTCGCGATGGACTGGCATGTCAAAGGTGTGAAGACGCCTTTGCCGAAGTAA
- a CDS encoding ABC transporter ATP-binding protein — protein sequence MTIPLLSLRGISKSYGQVHANKHIDLDVAKGSIHAILGENGAGKSTLMKLIYGVEQPDEGTIAWRGQPLGLASPAEARRTGIGMVFQHFSLFENLTVVENIRLIVAGRRAELAQRIRTLGDEFGLEVDPLAHVHELSVGERQRVEIIRCLMTDPKLLILDEPTSVLPPQAVEKLFDTLRRLRDGGVSILFISHKLEEIQSLCDRATILRAGHVTGHVDPREHDAHDLARMMIGRDMPEAIPALPMAEDEKRLEIIGLDYRPDDPFGMSLSSISLTVRSGEILGIAGISGNGQKELAALISGETPLPRDKRDQIFMMGQDVGSLDAASRRKLGFAFVPEDRLGHGAVPEMSLTLNSLLTAHPLKLVKHGLLDKAKATDFAKECIQNYDVRTRGPDAEAGSLSGGNLQKFIVGREIMLAPKLLFLAQPTWGVDVGAASAIRKRLIELRNQGMAILVISEELEELFELSDVIQVLYHGTLSPPLVTRDTKAEEIGRYMIGAQPQGEKAFA from the coding sequence ATGACCATCCCGCTGCTGTCGCTGCGCGGCATCTCCAAAAGCTACGGCCAGGTCCATGCCAACAAGCATATCGACCTGGATGTGGCCAAGGGCTCGATCCATGCCATCCTCGGAGAAAACGGCGCCGGAAAATCGACCCTGATGAAGCTGATCTACGGCGTCGAACAGCCGGACGAAGGGACCATCGCATGGCGTGGACAACCTCTCGGCCTTGCCTCCCCTGCGGAGGCGAGGCGTACCGGCATCGGGATGGTCTTTCAGCATTTCTCGCTGTTCGAGAACCTGACGGTCGTCGAGAACATTCGCTTGATCGTGGCGGGCCGCAGGGCCGAACTTGCGCAACGCATCCGCACATTGGGGGATGAATTCGGTCTCGAAGTCGATCCGCTCGCCCATGTGCACGAACTGTCTGTTGGCGAGCGGCAGCGGGTGGAAATCATCCGATGCCTGATGACCGATCCGAAGCTGCTGATCCTCGACGAGCCAACGTCAGTCCTGCCGCCGCAGGCCGTCGAGAAACTGTTCGATACGCTGCGCCGCCTGCGCGATGGCGGCGTCTCGATCCTCTTCATCTCGCACAAGCTGGAGGAAATCCAGTCCCTATGCGACCGCGCCACCATCCTGCGTGCCGGCCATGTGACCGGGCACGTGGATCCGCGCGAGCATGACGCCCATGATCTCGCCCGCATGATGATCGGCCGCGACATGCCGGAAGCAATTCCCGCATTGCCTATGGCTGAAGACGAAAAGCGCCTGGAAATCATCGGCCTCGATTACCGACCCGACGATCCTTTCGGCATGTCGCTCTCCAGCATCAGCCTGACGGTGCGCAGCGGCGAGATTCTGGGCATCGCCGGCATTTCCGGGAACGGGCAAAAGGAGCTTGCTGCCCTGATTTCCGGGGAAACGCCCCTGCCCCGAGACAAGCGCGATCAGATCTTCATGATGGGACAGGATGTTGGCAGCCTCGACGCCGCCAGCCGTCGGAAGCTTGGCTTTGCCTTTGTTCCGGAGGATCGGCTCGGGCATGGCGCCGTTCCCGAAATGTCCTTAACGCTTAATAGCCTGCTGACGGCCCATCCCTTGAAACTCGTCAAGCATGGTCTCCTCGACAAAGCGAAGGCAACGGACTTCGCAAAGGAGTGCATCCAGAATTATGACGTGCGCACGCGCGGCCCCGATGCGGAAGCAGGCTCGCTTTCCGGCGGAAACCTGCAGAAGTTCATCGTTGGCCGCGAAATCATGCTCGCCCCGAAACTGCTGTTTCTTGCCCAACCAACCTGGGGCGTCGATGTCGGCGCGGCTTCCGCCATTCGCAAGCGGCTGATCGAGCTGCGCAATCAAGGCATGGCAATTCTCGTCATATCGGAAGAACTCGAGGAATTGTTCGAGCTCAGCGACGTCATCCAGGTCCTTTACCACGGCACGCTGAGCCCGCCACTCGTCACCCGCGATACGAAAGCTGAGGAGATCGGTCGATACATGATCGGCGCACAGCCCCAAGGCGAAAAGGCATTCGCATGA